The Nasonia vitripennis strain AsymCx chromosome 1 unlocalized genomic scaffold, Nvit_psr_1.1 chr1_random0002, whole genome shotgun sequence genome has a window encoding:
- the LOC107981607 gene encoding uncharacterized protein LOC107981607, whose translation MTDENKRILDSRNEWLPSFGKHCVIDVSQDIYTLTPTAMNSIETDLEGALSILNNNLKLAIDELAPLKTVCPRKKNIWKVIRHLGLLPGRKEEEFFGFTPGELNENFAGISASPLENIDNAMDTILLSSDEGFTFSPVNMSDVVLAISHFSSQARGVDGVPCGVVVKALPIIGEFILNLFNCSFAQGVFPCIWKQAQLIVLRKTSAPSNVTDFRPIALRCFLSKDGFRKHHSTQTALLKLTDDIRMAVDKKKVTLMLLFDFSKAFDTISPSKLLSKLNRLGFSRTVPQNGLKPIWEFHRDLSWDPYYLVFMLTTYRIYLHTSKDNFKEGVARWAEAARLVSDWAGSSGLRLNSGKTKSIFFGSTRNVSGIKSWKLPGVPLPDGVIVPFSEAVVSLGVVLDCKLTWKPQLDAITKKVNKALYSLRFIRGCTTETLRRRLVETLIPPRLDYCTVTILDASNKQLIRLQRLSNSCVRFIFGVRRDEHISPYRRRLEWLRTDSKRIYFEASLLYKVIRIGEPGYLASFFVKYKPRPSGRGVPPELSIPTVNTETGARAFQIQDARFWNSLPCTLRNLRSLLQGGTAAISAGHRIMMTLNPLVLRF comes from the exons ATGACCGACGAAAATAAAAGGATCCTGGACTCTAGGAATGAGTGGCTGCCTAGCTTCGGCAAGCATTGTGTCATAGATGTCTCGCAAGACATCTACACTCTCACTCCA ACAGCGATGAATTCCATTGAAACCGATCTGGAGGGTGCTTTAAGTATCCTCAACAATAATCTAAAATTAGCTATTGATGAATTGGCGCCGTTGAAAACGGTTTGCCCGCGTAAAAA AAATATTTGGAAGGTAATTCGTCATCTCGGCCTCCTACCTGGGCGTAAGGAGGAGGAGTTTTTCGGTTTCACGCCGGGTGAGCTGAATGAGAACTTCGCGGGAATATCGGCATCACCCCTCGAAAACATAGATAATGCAATGGACACTATTTTACTTTCGAGCGACGAAGGCTTCACCTTTAGTCCAGTCAATATGAGTGACGTCGTCCTTGCTATTTCACACTTTTCCTCGCAAGCGAGGGGTGTCGACGGTGTTCCATGCGGGGTGGTTGTCAAGGCCCTCCCAATCATTGGCGAGTTTattcttaatttatttaactgCTCCTTCGCTCAGGGAGTCTTTCCGTGTATCTGGAAGCAGGCACAATTAATTGTTCTAAGGAAGACCAGTGCTCCTTCCAATGTCACCGACTTTCGTCCAATTGCTCTGCGCTGCTTCCTCTCAAAG GACGGTTTTCGTAAACACCACAGTACACAAACAGCGTTACTAAAATTGACCGACGATATACGAATGGCCGTTGACAAGAAGAAGGTGACGCTTATGCTGCtgtttgactttagcaaggcctTTGACACCATCTCACCTTCTAAATTACTATCTAAGCTGAATAGGCTGGGGTTCTCACG AACGGTACCTCAGAATGGCTTGAAACCAATCTGGGAGTTCCACAGGGATCTGTCCTGGGACCCCTACTATTTAGTCTTTATGTTAACGACCTACAGA ATTTATCTACACACCAGCAAAGATAATTTTAAGGAAGGCGTGGCTCGGTGGGCTGAAGCGGCGCGGCTGGTTTCTGACTGGGCGGGGAGCTCCGGCCTGCGACTCAACTCCGGCAAAACTAAGTCTATTTTTTTTGGTTCTACAAGAAATGTTAGTGGTATTAAGTCGTGGAAACTGCCGGGGGTTCCGTTGCCGGACGGAGTGATCGTCCCTTTCAGTGAGGCAGTCGTAAGCCTTGGTGTTGTATTAGACTGTAAACTAACTTGGAAACCGCAATTGGATGCGATAAcgaaaaaagttaacaaagcCCTGTATAGCTTGCGGTTTATCAGAGGCTGCACCACTGAAACTCTCCGCAGAAGGCTAGTCGAGACACTCATACCACCACGCTTGGACTACTGTACTGTGACTATCCTGGACGCGTCTAACAAACAACTAATACGGTTACAGAGACTGAGCAATTCTTGTGTGAGATTCATCTTCGGGGTGAGAAGGGATGAACATATTAGTCCCTACCGGAGGCGTCTAGAATGGCTACGCACCGATTCCAAAAGGATCTACTTTGAGGCTAGTTTATTATACAAGGTGATTCGAATCGGTGAACCTGGGTACTTAGcctcatttttcgttaaatacAAGCCGAGACCCTCTGGCAGAGGAGTTCCTCCGGAACTAAGCATACCTACTGTGAACACCGAGACCGGGGCCAGAGCCTTCCAGATCCAGGATGCTCGTTTCTGGAACTCTCTCCCTTGTACCCTGCGAAATCTACGATCCCTCCTTCAAGGGGGCACTGCGGCGATATCTGCTGGCCACCGAATCATGATGACTCTGAACCCTCTGGTGCTGCGTTTTTAA